In Aspergillus nidulans FGSC A4 chromosome II, a single window of DNA contains:
- a CDS encoding uncharacterized protein (transcript_id=CADANIAT00004054) → MSRTMADNMASQYQMMEELGSGSFGTVYKAIDKSTGEIVAIKHIDLESSEDDIQEIQQEISVLATCASPYVTRYHASFLRGHKLWIVMEYLGGGSCLDLLLLGLDYLHSEGKIHRDVKAANVLLSHTGKVKLGDFGVAAQLTNIKSQRNTFVGTPFWMAPEVIQQSGYDYKADIWSLGITAMEMINGEPPHAAIHPMKVLFLIPKEPAPRLQGDGYSSALKDFIAQCLTKDPERRPSAKELLRHKFIRNAGKTEALQELIHRKQDWDSGRGVSRNVKYYAESLNTITHFTDDAGWVFDTVKAPTMVIREDSDVSDSGSIIHDPLYDESAEMVENLRISSPPTQKYANGTAVRRIPAPDRSPSLRRPKRRSSGVKQPLGVDLTFGNSPSTVRQFRRVSDKSPSEDPFSSYQLTGDENASPKSIYSETNSKEAQLGRRAYSKAVGHACQEVLGTTGDQEKREAISRLAEAWSDLEMVDPEGLYHILRATNEKLLSDPKLSSLVPQGPPPESPQRPRLVLAQNNPHLKSHRRRQSAAVAEPNPQPQLANLPGQSVPGMEHVKQLSDVLYQRWSEGLRNRWPGI, encoded by the exons ATGTCGCGAACCATGGCCGATAACATGGCGAGCCAGTAccagatgatggaggagcttGGAA GCGGAAGTTTTGGTACCGTCTACAAGGCGATTGACAAGTCTACCGGGGAAATTGTTGCGATCAAGCAT ATCGATCTCGAGTCGAGCGAAGATGATATACAAGAGATTCAGCAGGAGATCTCCGTCCTGGCGACGTGCGCGAGCCCCTACGTTACTCGGTATCATGCTAGCTTCCTCCGGGGACATAAACTGTGGATTGTGATGGAGTATCTGGGCGGCGGATCGTGTCTTGACTTG CTGTTACTTGGGTTGGATTACCTGCACAGTGAAGGCAAAATACATCGGGACGTCAAAGCGGCCAATGTTCTCCTTTCTCACACTGGTAAAGTGAAGCTGGGGGACTTTGGCGTTGCGGCACAGCTCACCAACATCAAATCTCAACGCAATACGTTCGTTGGAACTCCGTTCTGGATGGCACCAGAGGTGATTCAACAGTCTGGGTACGATTACAAGGCGGATATCTGGTCTCTGGGCATTACCGCTATGGAGATGATCAATGGAGAACCGCCGCATGCTGCTATTCACCCGATGAAGGTGCTCTTCCTGATCCCCAAAGAACCAGCTCCTCGGTTACAGGGTGACGGCTACAGCAGTGCTTTAAAAGACTTTATCGCGCAGTGCTTGACCAAAGACCCGGAACGCAGGCCCAGCGCAAAGGAACTTCTAAGGCACAAGTTCATCCGCAACGCTGGGAAGACGGAGGCTCTGCAGGAGCTTATTCACCGGAAGCAGGACTGGGACAGTGGACGTGGTGTTTCAAGGAATGTGAAATACTATGCGGAATCTTT GAATACAATTACACATTTCACAGACGATGCCGGCTGGGTGTTTGACACAGTCAAAGCACCTACCATGGTTATCCGAGAGGACTCTGATGTCTCAGACAGCGGATCCATCATTCATGACCCTCTATATGATGAGTCTGCGGAGATGGTGGAAAATCTTCGCATCTCTAGCCCACCAACCCAGAAGTACGCAAACGGTACTGCCGTCCGCCGTATTCCAGCACCCGACCGCAGCCCGTCTCTGCGGCGACCGAAGCGACGGTCCAGCGGTGTTAAGCAACCACTAGGAGTGGACTTGACATTTGGCAATAGCCCTTCCACGGTCCGTCAATTCCGTCGCGTGTCTGATAAATCGCCAAGCGAGGATCCATTCTCCTCATACCAGCTTACCGGAGACGAAAATGCGAGTCCTAAGTCTATATACTCAGAAACCAACAGCAAAGAAGCTCAACTGGGACGTCGAGCATACAGCAAGGCTGTAGGTCACGCTTGCCAGGAGGTTCTGGGAACTACTGGAGACCAAGAGAAGCGGGAAGCGATTTCTCGTCTTGCTGAGGCTTGGAGTGACCTAGAAATGGTGGATCCAGAAGGCCTATACCACATCCTCCGAGCCACTAATGAGAAACTGCTAAG CGATCCCAAGCTGTCAAGTCTCGTCCCACAGGGTCCACCACCCGAATCCCCACAAAGGCCTCGTCTGGTTCTTGCACAGAACAACCCACACCTGAAAAGCCACCGGCGGCGTCAGTCTGCTGCAGTAGCCGAGCCGAATCCACAGCCACAGCTCGCGAATCTCCCCGGCCAGTCAGTACCAGGCATGGAACATGTCAAGCAACTGTCCGATGTACTCTACCAGCGGTGGTCTGAAGGCCTTCGCAACCGATGGCCCGGGATTTGA
- a CDS encoding uncharacterized protein (transcript_id=CADANIAT00004055): METSPGMDRPEASQTTGVSSNSTNNEPLPSPRQMPSKRSSLPPRPHGAARHTKRLTLNFPINIAPGTAFDPSASSSPSGPMTPVSRSSAARQSPVHTIATSPFDGQDDGTSLLTAIASQERRVLELREELHRAEAELDSLKKQWTTSEKTRKRTEVNYRAEAMLPLRSPDRLPDGSAASAHSRETSVSGSATSAVPPQVRLSRELERRQSVLAAAANGSAVSANGRRVFQGSHTRALSLLSPTTGSMSGKSSESSSAQGDNDRVGRPPRSATMPSVDRVPVRTPTAPTEDMVTQWRKAMPGSPASRDILMRTGKQMASDLREGLWTFLEDIRQATVGDEGINATESRTMQPRNRDSSSTSRSRDRLSVQTGSGSDKASSRSSLGRKSPGSTKATTGTARQRSQNSLNPQRGEQSRSAQVQRSHHARRGRNMG, encoded by the exons ATGGAAACATCCCCGGGAATGGACCGGCCGGAAGCGTCCCAAACAACCGGGGTCTCGAGCAACTCTACGAATAACGAACCACTACCGTCTCCCCGGCAGATGCCCTCCAAGCGATCGTCCctccctcctcgtcctcacGGTGCCGCCCGACATACAAAACGCCTGACGTTGAACTTCCCCATCAATATCGCCCCAGGGACAGCTTTTGATCCGAGCGCATCGTCTTCACCGTCAGGTCCCATGACACCAGTGTCTCGATCGTCCGCCGCACGACAAAGCCCCGTTCATACCATAGCCACCTCTCCGTTCGATGGTCAAGATGACGGCACGAGTCTGTTAACAGCGATCGCGTCTCAGGAGCGGAGGGTGCTGGAGTTGCGCGAGGAACTACACCGCGCAGAAGCGGAGCTGGACTCGTTAAAGAAGCAGTGGACAACGTCCGAAAAAACAAGGAAACGCACAGAAGTCAACTATCGTGCGGAAGCCATGTTGCCTCTTCGGTCTCCGGACAGGCTCCCTGATGGAAGCGCGGCAAGTGCGCATAGTAGGGAAACCAGTGTCAGCGGCAGTGCAACCTCTGCGGTTCCCCCACAAGTTCGACTCAGCCGGGAGCTGGAACGACGCCAGAGCGTGCTTGCAGCCGCAGCTAATGGCTCAGCTGTCTCGGCTAATGGACGACGAGTGTTTCAGGGCTCTCATACGCGAGCTCTGTCTCTGCTCTCTCCAACTACGGGCTCTATGAGCGGCAAGTCCTCTGAGTCTAGCTCTGCCCAGGGGGATAATGATCGTGTAGGCCGGCCTCCACGATCAGCCACCATGCCATCCGTTGACCGAGTCCCTGTCCGCACTCCGACGGCTCCAACCGAAGACATGGTCACCCAGTGGCGCAAAGCCATGCCAGGATCTCCTGCCTCCCGGGATATCCTCATGCGCACCGGCAAGCAGATGGCCTCGGATCTGCGCGAGGGACTCTGGACGTTCTTGGAGGACATCAGGCAAGCAACCGTCGGTGACGAAGGAATTAACGCAACAGAATCGCGAACAATGCAGCCTCGCAACCGCGATTCCAGCTCCACTTCGCGCAGCCGAGACCGACTCTCCGTGCAaactggcagtggcagtgacAAGGCATCGTCGCGCTCATCCTTAGGAAGGAAGAGCCCCGGCTCAACAAAGGCAACTACTGGTACTG CCCGCCAACGCTCGCAGAACTCCCTCAACCCCCAGCGGGGCGAACAGTCACGGTCAGCACAAGTCCAGCGTTCCCACCACGCTCGACGTGGACGAAACATGGGATGA
- a CDS encoding protein hsf1 (transcript_id=CADANIAT00004056): protein MSSQGITRKRPAPGTSPAVHPQLGQLPNYPPTSGSPLSNDQFLQWGQNPSPNTVAPGSFPDANTYNTGALPASAHDISGVSTANNQVARRTPSTQIVNRSRSYEQPPAPLSDPSNVPSEPGGWSESLEELYKRALAAKREAQAKRKQIPPFVQKLSSFLDESKNTDLIRWSDDGNSFIVLDEDEFAKTLIPELFKHNNYASFVRQLNMYGFHKKVGLSDNSMRASERKNKSPSEYANPYFKRGHPDLLWLIQKPKNTAGQGTKSGKGYVRVKTEDAENENEDFGDENAGASRDDGARNRQLSLVAQQPSLPKDQFATVYRELQAIRQQQQIISSTINKLRREHEQLYAQAANFQEQHTRHENSINAILTFLATVYNRSLQGQEGQNLANSFAGAISQDQGNVVDMGDGYSFGPLGAPSMNSPGGPRSMKKQPLLLKAPPGSERHGRAATLSPAATAYDRSQSRNNSRQTSTSQSGQVEEVFDNNSPRSKETSSSQAQQYPQRDIMSVIQNANARNGIPTSYSDFPNVLSSLETSNGNVPLTSNQRADMLRLMANESGTNDSGVTVSQNNALISPVPPPMPNNYSARLADTRSEIDNLMKMQAEQDRSVQNLTNLLQPLSPSGTIPGIGSDGTIPPPPLELDQIFNNDYFTDFGDYDQQNRANVDLGDSTGAGQAPPSTEPPAPPDDIAIKHDGNDLFDFDHLAGEGELFAGTNNQSSPGYFPQFDSGYGHSAANTTGASTGVSGSGRVVETLTDSESTSPSNTVDDPTHYSADVFDAGDGSQGGKSSSGGGSKRRRKA, encoded by the exons ATGAGCTCTCAAGGAATAACCCGCAAGAGACCTGCCCCCGGCACATCGCCTGCCGTCCACCCTCAGCTGGGCCAACTCCCGAACTACCCCCCAACCTCCGGATCCCCCTTGTCTAATGACCAATTCCTACAATGGGGTCAGAATCCATCTCCGAACACCGTGGCCCCAGGATCCTTTCCGGACGCGAACACCTACAACACCGGTGCTTTACCCGCATCAGCCCATGACATCTCCGGTGTTTCTACCGCAAACAATCAAGTCGCACGTAGAACACCTTCGACACAAATAGTGAATCGAAGCCGCAGTTATGAACAGCCCCCTGCACCTCTTTCAGACCCTAGTAATGTGCCCAGCGAGCCTGGTGGTTGGTCCGAGAGCTTGGAGGAACTCTACAAACGCGCGCTGGCTGCGAAAAGGGAGGCACAAgccaagagaaagcagatcCCACCATTTGTacagaagctgagcag TTTCCTTGATGAGTCGAAGAACACCGACCTTATCAGATGGTCCGACGACGGAAATTCATTTATTGTGCTAGATGAGGACGAGTTCGCCAAGACGTTAATCCCAGAGTTGTTCAAACACAATAACTATGCCTCTTTCGTTCGACAGTTGAACATGTATGGTTTTCACAAGAAAGTTGGTCTGTCTGATAATTCGATGCGTGCCAGCGAGAGGAAAAACAAAAGCCCTAGTGAATATGCCAACCCTTATTTCAAACGTGGGCACCCTGACCTGCTTTGGCTCATccagaagcccaagaacaCAGCTGGACAAGGAACGAAGTCCGGCAAAGGTTATGTGCGCGTGAAGACGGAGGATGCTGAAAACGAAAATGAAGATTTCGGTGATGAGAATGCTGGGGCATCACGCGACGATGGTGCCCGTAACCGACAGTTATCTTTGGTTGCACAGCAACCATCATTGCCAAAGGATCAGTTCGCGACTGTCTACCGAGAACTGCAAGCAATCcgtcaacagcagcaaattATCTCCAGCACAATAAACAAACTGCGCAGGGAGCATGAACAACTCTATGCACAGGCTGCAAATTTCCAAGAACAACACACTCGTCACGAGAACTCGATCAACGCCATACTTACTTTTCTCGCCACCGTATACAACCGTAGCCTCCAAGGCCAAGAGGGCCAGAACCTAGCGAATTCCTTCGCCGGTGCGATTTCACAGGATCAGGGTAATGTTGTCGATATGGGGGATGGCTATTCCTTCGGCCCACTAGGCGCTCCCTCGATGAATAGTCCTGGCGGCCCGCGTTCGATGAAAAAGCAACCGTTGCTGCTCAAGGCTCCTCCGGGGTCAGAGCGCCATGGCCGTGCAGCGACGCTCTCGCCTGCTGCAACTGCTTACGACCGCTCACAATCTCGCAACAATTCGCGGCAGACTTCCACTTCCCAGTCCGGGCAAGTTGAGGAGGTTTTCGACAACAATAGCCCGCGATCAAAAGAGACTTCATCTTCCCAAGCTCAGCAATATCCGCAGCGCGACATCATGTCCGTCATTCAGAACGCCAATGCGCGAAATGGGATTCCAACCTCTTACAGTGATTTTCCTAACGTGCTATCGTCGCTCGAAACCTCTAATGGTAATGTCCCACTTACTTCCAATCAACGTGCAGATATGCTTCGTCTCATGGCCAACGAGTCCGGCACAAATGACTCTGGCGTCACGGTGTCCCAGAACAACGCTCTGATAAGTCCAGTACCGCCCCCAATGCCGAACAATTACTCAGCGCGTCTTGCCGACACTCGGTCTGAAATTGATAACCTGATGAAAATGCAAGCCGAGCAGGACCGTTCTGTTCAAAACTTGACCAACCTGCTACAGCCACTTAGTCCAAGCGGTACAATTCCTGGTATCGGCTCCGATGGAACTatccctcctccacccctTGAATTAGACCAGATCTTCAACAATGATTACTTTACCGACTTTGGGGACTATGATCAACAAAACAGGGCAAACGTAGACCTCGGCGACTCAACGGGTGCTGGCCAAGCACCCCCCTCGACCGAACCTCCTGCACCACCAGATGACATAGCCATCAAACACGACGGAAACGATTTGTTTGATTTCGACCATCTAGCTGGCGAGGGCGAACTCTTTGCTGGAACAAACAATCAATCGAGCCCCGGGTACTTCCCACAATTCGACAGCGGCTACGGCCATTCCGCAGCTAACACAACTGGTGCAAGTACAGGCGTTAGCGGTTCCGGAAGGGTCGTGGAAACCCTCACTGATAGCGAATCCACCAGCCCAAGCAATACGGTTGATGATCCGACCCATTACAGTGCGGACGTGTTTGACGCTGGGGACGGATCTCAAGGAGGCAAGAGTAGTAGCGGTGGAGGCTCAAAGCGACGAAGGAAAGCTTGA
- a CDS encoding putative aldo-keto reductase (AKR) (transcript_id=CADANIAT00004057) translates to MSWEGYTLRSLQHANPAFVPTFLYGTAWKKDRTGDLVHQAISTGFRAVDTAAQPKHYREDLVGEGIRKVLSDGIVRREDLYNPDDMPYNPNNSLTDQVHSSVRSSFYNLRPSAEPESAEETYIDTLVLHSPLPTMAQTIEAWSALETYVPHRIRHLGISNTTLSVLRELVSLAKVKPAVVQNRFYAGTQFDVPLRAYCREHEILYQSFWTLTANPELVRSRPVIALARDAGISSVAALYGLVLGLGQTTILNGTTKKEHMEADLNALKSLALFSNENPEEWQNILEDFEQLTGDHVYLQ, encoded by the exons ATGTCGTGGGAAGGCTATACCTTGCGGTCGCTCCAGCACGCGAATCCTGCCTTCGTCCCGACCTTTCTCTATGGCACAGCGTGGAAAAAGGACCGAACAGGGGACTTAGTGCATCAGGCAATCAGTACCGGCTTCCGCGCCGTGGATACAGCAGCTCAGCCAAAACATTATCGAGAAGACTTGGTGGGTGAAGGCATACGTAAGGTTCTCAGTGATGGAATTGTTCGTCGCGAAGACTTATAC AATCCAGATGATATGCCATATAATCCCAATAACAGCCTAACTGATCAGGTGCACTCTTCGGTGAGGTCGTCCTTCTACAACCTTCGCCCGTCCGCTGAGCCTGAAAGTGCCGAAGAGACGTATATCGACACTCTTGTACTTCACTCTCCTCTGCCAACGATGGCTCAGACAATTGAGGCGTGGTCAGCTCTGGAGACATATGTTCCTCATCGCATACGCCACCTAGGCATCTCGAATACCACGCTCTCAGTATTGAGAGAGCTTGTCTCTTTGGCCAAGGTAAAGCCCGCGGTAGTGCAGAACCGGTTCTACGCTGGGACCCAGTTCGACGTTCCACTCCGTGCGTACTGTCGCGAGCACGAGATCTTGTATCAGAGTTTCTGGACGTTGACGGCGAACCCGGAGCTGGTTCGTTCCAGGCCGGTCATCGCCCTCGCCAGAGATGCAGGAATCTCTTCAGTTGCAGCATTGTACGGCCTTGTCCTGGGCCTTGGGCAGACCACAATCCTAAACGGGACCACCAAAAAGGAACACATGGAGGCAGATCTGAACGCACTCAAGAGCCTGGCGCTGTTCTCCAACGAAAACCCTGAAGAGTGGCAGAATATCCTTGAGGATTTCGAGCAGCTTACAGGAGACCATGTCTACTTGCAATGA
- a CDS encoding putative GPI anchored protein (transcript_id=CADANIAT00004058), whose translation MHVRQLLIISSLILAGNIAFGADLDQDDVPSGCHSACDPLYRSDNPPDNDNGDDNTDDVVQCLTIISEQTHMIYSLPATFPPRLIPLPLLAVASGSGDNTAHRARINLRPPITRLPLVAILEDSTARRVCTIPRPLATHLHLLAIGLEDKAVHRARINLRPPVTRLPLVAILEDSTARRVCTIPRPLATHLHLLAIGLEDKAVHRARINLRPPVTRLPLVAILEDSTARRVCTIPRPLATHLHLLAIGLEDKAVHRVCTILRPVIARLPQRIPLPMHLGTNNDNSIDIPDTTDIQGVRKSV comes from the exons ATGCATGTTCGGCAACTTCTCATTATCTCCAGCCTTATCCTCGCGGGTAATATCGCCTTTGGGGCAGACCTGGACCAAGATGACGTCCCCAGTGGTTGTCACTCGGCCTGCGACCCCCTC TACAGATCAGACAATCCACCCGATAATGACAACGGTGACGACAATACCGATGACG TAGTCCAGTGCTTGACTATCATATCTGAGCAGACGCATATGATATACTCACTGCCTGCAACCTTTCCACCACGTCTTATACCCCTTCCTCTACTGGCCGTCGCGTCAGGATCAGGAGACAACACAGCACATCGAGCGCGCATCAATCTTCGTCCGCCCATCACTCGCCTTCCTCTAGTAGCCATACTGGAAGACAGCACAGCACGTCGAGTGTGCAccattcctcgtcctctcgCCACTCACCTTCATCTACTGGCCATTGGTTTGGAAGACAAGGCAGTTCATCGAGCGCGCATCAATCTTCGTCCACCCGTCACTCGCCTTCCTCTAGTAGCCATACTGGAAGACAGCACAGCACGTCGAGTGTGCAccattcctcgtcctctcgCCACTCACCTTCATCTACTGGCCATTGGTTTGGAAGACAAGGCAGTTCATCGAGCGCGCATCAATCTTCGTCCACCCGTCACTCGCCTTCCTCTAGTAGCCATACTGGAAGACAGCACAGCACGTCGAGTGTGCAccattcctcgtcctctcgCCACTCACCTTCATCTACTGGCCATTGGTTTGGAAGACAAGGCAGTTCATCGAGTGTGCACCATTCTTCGTCCAGTCATCGCTCGTCTACCCCAACGCATTCCCCTACCCATGCACCTCGGTACCAACAATGACAACAGTATTGATATCCCAGACACAACCGATATACAAGGGGTGAGGAAGTCTGTTTGA